One Triticum dicoccoides isolate Atlit2015 ecotype Zavitan chromosome 5B, WEW_v2.0, whole genome shotgun sequence genomic window carries:
- the LOC119307399 gene encoding stomatal closure-related actin-binding protein 1-like, producing the protein MTWAATLDYGRKTKNEDIRPGPLRPANIIRNKFPTYKNGSNGIVIKLADGPEVPPLKEVVAKETEELLDRRQRFSVRELAMKFEKGLNTATLLSKEVKWRQVALLERDILLKNLKSVLESLRGQVTGKTKDEIEESISMVEILAVQLSKREAELIQQKTEVTELAKSLKLASEDAKRIVEEERVNANTEVESARSAVQRVQEALQEHEKMSKKTGKQDMEELKKEVRVARRIKMLHCPSKAMDLENEIKTLRKTFSEKSVDCVNLLKELELHKRLKGNDIPVFDLEGLQCLGSMLHIVCQNGTPMDFSNISVQWFRIHPKESNKEIISGATRPAYAPEPHDVGRYMQAEINFGGETAIAKTAGLVDPDAGLVDYVETLVRKPETEFNVVVLQLNGIDQPKEAVHVLNVGRLRMRLSKGKTVVAKEFYSSSMQLCGVRGGGEAASQAMFWRPRSDLSFAVAFETARERNTAIMLARRFAIDCNIILAGPGDKTPW; encoded by the exons ATGACCTGGGCAGCAACCCTTGATTATGGGCGCAAGACAAAGAATGAGGACATACGACCAGGGCCACTGCGTCCAGCAAATATCATAAGAAATAAATTTCCTACCTACAAGAATGGTTCAAATGGTATAGTGATCAAGCTGGCAGATGGCCCAGAAGTGCCGCCTCTCAAGGAGGTTGTTGCTAAGGAGACTGAGGAACTGCTTGATCGCCGTCAGCGCTTCTCAGTCCGTGAGCTTGCAATGAAGTTTGAGAAGGGACTCAACACTGCCACTTTGTTGTCTAAAGAG GTTAAATGGAGACAAGTGGCTTTGTTGGAGCGAGACATTCTCCTGAAAAATCTAAAGAGTGTATTGGAGTCACTGAGAGGTCAAGTCACGGGCAAAACTAAGGACGAAATTGAGGAGTCTATTTCTATG GTGGAAATTCTTGCAGTTCAGCTCTCCAAAAGAGAAGCTGAGTTGATTCAACAAAAAACAGAGGTCACAGAATTAGCGAAATCATTAAAGCTG GCTTCTGAAGATGCCAAgagaattgttgaagaagaaagagttAATGCCAATACGGAGGTAGAGAGTGCTAGGTCTGCAGTGCAAAGAGTTCAAGAAGCACTTCAGGAGcatgaaaagatgtccaaaaaAACTGGGAAGCAA GACATGGAGGAACTAAAGAAAGAAGTTAGAGTGGCCAGGAGAATAAAAATGCTGCATTGCCCTAGCAAG GCAATGGATCTGGAAAATGAAATCAAAACTTTACGTAAGACGTTCAGTGAGAAGTCCGTGGATTGTGTCAATCTTTTGAAAGAG ttggaACTGCACAAAAGACTAAAAGGAAACGACATTCCTGTGTTCGATTTGGAGGGTCTCCAGTGCTTAGGTTCAATGCTACACATAGTTTGTCAGAACGGTACTCCCATGGATTTTTCAAATATTTCAGTCCAGTGGTTCCGGATACACCCAAAAGAAAGCAACAAAGAGATTATTTCAG GTGCCACAAGACCAGCATATGCTCCAGAGCCACATGATGTTGGGCGTTACATGCAAGCTGAAATCAATTTTGGGGGTGAAACTGCAATAGCAAAGACAGCTGGGCTAGTAGACCCTG ATGCTGGATTGGTGGATTACGTAGAGACACTCGTAAGAAAACCTGAAACTGAGTTCAAT GTTGTTGTGCTTCAGTTGAATGGAATTGATCAGCCGAAAGAGGCTGTTCATGTTCTCAATGTTGGGAGATTGCGGATGAGACTTTCAAAAGGGAAGACAGTGGTCGCCAAAGAATTCTATTCCTCATCGATGCAG CTATGTGGTGTTCGAGGTGGTGGGGAAGCAGCCTCACAGGCGATGTTTTGGCGGCCCCGGAGTGACCTCAGCTTCGCCGTTGCCTTTGAAACAGCGAGAGAGCGTAACACCGCCATCATGCTGGCGCGGCGGTTCGCCATTGATTGCAAT ATCATCCTTGCAGGTCCGGGCGACAAGACTCCCTGGTGA